Proteins from one Pseudomonas grandcourensis genomic window:
- a CDS encoding DUF1254 domain-containing protein, protein MLLPPTLTAVALTVAAAAIFPLASHAQSKITAEEAHSIGVDAYIYFYPLLSMDVTRKQFTNIEPGKEFGKGPMNMFVSVPQYPPANFKGVVRSNFDTLYSIAWLDLTKEPLVIAAPDTDGRFYLLPMLDMWTDVFASPGWRTTGTEAGQFLVTPPGWTGTVPAGMSHLPAPTPFVWVIGRTKTDGAADYAAVHKIQAGYTVTPLSRLGKEPEAVTVKVDPAVDMKTPPKIQVDSMSAANYFTYAAELLKVNPPHSTDQPMLAQIKRIGIEAGKPFNMDTLDPQIQAALQSVPQDAQALMTWKVPTLAREVNGWSMNTDTMGVYGNYYLKRAIVTQMGLGANLPEDAIYPLNIGDSNGKPLEGANKYVLHFNKGEAPPVNAFWSITLYDPQGFQVANSLDRFAVSSWMPFKDNADGSLDLYFQNESPGKDLEANWLPAPKGPFNLTMRLYGPKAEALNGKWNPPAVKPM, encoded by the coding sequence ATGTTGCTACCTCCAACATTGACAGCCGTTGCTCTGACCGTCGCAGCCGCTGCCATCTTCCCGCTGGCCAGCCACGCGCAATCGAAAATCACCGCCGAAGAAGCTCACTCGATCGGCGTGGATGCCTACATCTATTTTTACCCGCTGCTGAGCATGGACGTCACCCGCAAGCAATTCACCAACATCGAGCCGGGCAAGGAGTTCGGCAAAGGCCCGATGAACATGTTTGTGAGTGTGCCGCAGTACCCGCCCGCCAATTTCAAAGGGGTGGTGCGCTCCAATTTCGACACCTTGTATTCGATTGCCTGGCTGGACTTGACCAAGGAACCGCTGGTGATCGCCGCGCCCGATACCGACGGGCGTTTTTATCTGTTGCCGATGCTGGATATGTGGACTGACGTGTTCGCTTCGCCGGGTTGGCGCACCACCGGCACTGAGGCCGGGCAATTTCTGGTGACACCGCCGGGGTGGACCGGCACGGTGCCCGCCGGGATGAGCCACCTGCCGGCGCCAACCCCCTTTGTCTGGGTCATCGGCCGCACCAAGACCGATGGCGCGGCGGATTACGCGGCGGTGCACAAGATCCAGGCCGGCTACACTGTGACGCCGTTGTCCCGGTTGGGCAAGGAACCTGAAGCCGTCACCGTGAAGGTCGACCCGGCGGTGGACATGAAAACGCCGCCGAAGATTCAGGTCGATTCCATGTCGGCTGCCAACTACTTCACTTACGCTGCCGAACTGCTGAAGGTGAACCCGCCCCACAGCACCGACCAGCCCATGCTGGCGCAGATCAAGCGTATCGGCATCGAAGCCGGCAAACCGTTCAACATGGACACGCTGGATCCGCAAATCCAGGCAGCGTTGCAATCAGTGCCCCAGGATGCGCAGGCCTTGATGACCTGGAAAGTGCCGACCCTGGCGCGGGAGGTCAATGGCTGGTCGATGAACACCGACACCATGGGCGTCTACGGCAACTACTACCTCAAGCGCGCCATCGTTACGCAGATGGGGCTCGGTGCCAACCTGCCCGAGGACGCGATCTATCCGCTGAACATCGGCGACAGCAACGGCAAGCCGCTCGAGGGTGCCAACAAGTACGTGCTGCATTTCAACAAGGGCGAGGCGCCGCCGGTGAACGCCTTCTGGTCGATCACCCTGTATGACCCGCAAGGGTTCCAGGTCGCCAACTCACTCGATCGTTTTGCGGTCAGTAGCTGGATGCCGTTCAAGGACAACGCCGATGGCTCGCTGGATCTCTATTTCCAGAACGAAAGCCCCGGCAAGGACCTGGAGGCCAACTGGCTGCCGGCACCCAAAGGGCCGTTCAACCTGACCATGCGTCTGTACGGCCCGAAAGCCGAGGCGTTGAATGGCAAATGGAACCCGCCGGCGGTCAAGCCGATGTAA
- a CDS encoding arylamine N-acetyltransferase, whose translation MSEPRLTDLALYLRRLGFDAPPAPTLETLRQLQLRHTGVFPFENLTTLSGEPVLIDLPSIERKVLHDGRGGYCYELNNLFLALLQDLGFEARAISGRVVMGQPEGAWTARTHRLSLVIIDDVRYITDVGFGGMVPTAPLLLDTRAEQPTPHEPYRIDLHVDGFTLRANVAGEWRAMYIFDLQRQEDIDFAVGNWYVSTHSESSFVKQLMVARTGEGWRRTLNNGSFAIHRIGHDSERREVTDVQELIGLLGREFGIRVPEQAQLARTLERLIAAPQ comes from the coding sequence ATGAGCGAGCCACGCCTGACCGACCTTGCTTTGTATCTGCGACGCCTGGGCTTCGATGCACCTCCTGCACCGACCCTTGAAACCCTGCGCCAACTGCAATTGCGCCATACCGGCGTTTTTCCGTTTGAAAACCTCACCACATTATCCGGCGAACCGGTGCTGATCGACTTGCCGTCCATCGAGCGGAAGGTCTTGCACGATGGTCGTGGCGGTTACTGCTACGAACTCAACAACCTGTTTCTGGCCTTGCTTCAGGATTTGGGTTTCGAAGCCCGAGCCATCAGCGGCCGGGTTGTGATGGGCCAACCGGAGGGTGCCTGGACGGCCCGGACCCATCGCCTGAGCCTGGTCATCATCGATGACGTGCGCTACATCACCGACGTCGGCTTCGGTGGCATGGTGCCGACCGCGCCCCTGTTGCTCGATACCCGCGCCGAACAACCCACTCCGCACGAGCCGTATCGCATCGACCTGCACGTCGACGGCTTCACCTTGCGCGCCAACGTCGCGGGCGAATGGCGAGCGATGTACATCTTCGACCTGCAACGCCAGGAAGATATCGATTTTGCGGTGGGCAACTGGTACGTCTCGACCCACTCCGAGTCGTCTTTCGTCAAGCAGTTGATGGTGGCGCGCACCGGGGAGGGCTGGCGGCGCACACTCAACAACGGCAGCTTCGCGATTCACCGGATTGGCCATGACAGCGAGCGGCGGGAGGTGACGGATGTGCAGGAACTGATTGGCCTGCTGGGCCGCGAGTTCGGCATTCGCGTACCGGAACAGGCGCAATTGGCGCGGACGCTGGAGCGATTGATCGCAGCGCCGCAATAG
- a CDS encoding murein L,D-transpeptidase catalytic domain family protein, whose product MALNRFGLLFAILLTCLSVTSAYADSLENALVKAAPGADAKVIALAVRATQCSRAQGVAPAQRLAVIDYSLPSTEQRLWVFDLKQRKLLFHELVAHGRNSGENMATLFSNRNESHATSLGLFRTQQSYLGQNGYSLRMEGLEPGFNDNAYDRAIVIHGAPYVSPVLARANGRIGRSLGCPAVRPAIAHRLIDSMKDGQLLFSYYPDQRWLKSSSYINCGGDTVASREKSTSSQKASPNLSKL is encoded by the coding sequence ATGGCGCTAAACCGCTTTGGCCTTTTATTTGCCATTTTACTGACGTGCCTTTCAGTAACGTCAGCCTACGCCGATTCGCTTGAAAACGCGCTGGTCAAAGCAGCACCCGGCGCCGACGCCAAAGTGATTGCCCTGGCCGTTCGTGCCACCCAATGCAGCCGCGCCCAAGGTGTCGCCCCCGCCCAAAGACTGGCGGTGATCGATTACTCCCTGCCCTCGACCGAACAACGCCTGTGGGTCTTCGATCTTAAACAGCGCAAGTTGCTGTTTCACGAACTGGTCGCCCATGGCCGCAACAGCGGTGAAAACATGGCCACGCTGTTCTCCAACCGCAACGAAAGCCACGCCACCAGCCTCGGCCTGTTCCGCACCCAGCAAAGCTACCTCGGCCAGAACGGTTACTCGCTGCGCATGGAAGGCCTGGAGCCCGGCTTCAACGATAATGCCTACGACCGGGCCATCGTCATTCACGGCGCGCCCTATGTCAGCCCGGTGCTGGCCCGCGCCAATGGCCGCATCGGCCGCAGCCTGGGTTGCCCCGCCGTCAGACCGGCGATTGCCCATCGCCTGATTGATTCGATGAAGGACGGGCAGTTGTTGTTTTCCTACTACCCGGACCAACGCTGGCTGAAGTCGTCTTCCTACATCAACTGCGGCGGCGACACCGTGGCCTCAAGGGAAAAGTCCACTTCAAGCCAGAAAGCGTCGCCCAACCTGTCAAAACTGTAA
- a CDS encoding BrnT family toxin, whose amino-acid sequence MKSFEIQFHKAKNAANKLKHQGISLAETEPVFHDERALTIEDNHHDEQRWITLGLDAKGRLLVVVYTHRDPDFVRIISARIATKSERRQYLEA is encoded by the coding sequence ATGAAGTCATTCGAAATTCAGTTCCACAAGGCCAAGAACGCAGCCAACAAGCTCAAGCACCAAGGCATCAGCCTCGCAGAGACTGAACCGGTATTCCATGACGAACGAGCGCTGACCATCGAGGACAACCACCATGATGAACAACGCTGGATCACCTTGGGGCTGGATGCCAAAGGCCGGTTGCTGGTTGTCGTGTACACCCACCGCGATCCGGATTTCGTTCGAATCATTTCCGCGCGCATCGCCACCAAAAGCGAGCGCCGTCAGTACCTGGAGGCATGA
- a CDS encoding copper resistance system multicopper oxidase, producing the protein MHSHTSRRTFVKGLAIGGLFGGLGLWRTPVWAISSPGEPQVLAGHDFELYIGESPVNFTGSPRTAMTINGGIPGPLLRWREGDTVTLRVRNRLKDSTSIHWHGILLPANMDGVPGLSFKGIEPGGMYVYQFTVRQNGTYWYHSHSGFQEQTGVYGPLVIDAKDPEPFQYDRDYVVMLSDWTDEDPVGLMKTLKKQSDYYNYNKRTVGDFIHDVSEKGWGPTVADRKMWAEMKMNPTDLADVGGATYTYLLNGQAPDSNWTGVFRPGEKLRLRFINGSAMTYFDVRIPGLKMTVVAADGLYVKPVSVDEFRIAVAETFDVIVEPTEAAYTLFAQAMDRTGYARGTLAVKTGLVAPLPPLDPRPLVTMDDMGMGGMDHGSMAGMDHSNMAMGDMPGMQSHPASETDNPLVDMQAMSTSPKLDDPGMGLRNNGRRVLTYSDLRSTFEDPDGREPGRTLELHLTGHMEKFAWSFNGVKFSDAEPLRLKYGERLRIVLVNDTMMMHPIHLHGMWSDLEDEYGQFMVRKHTIDMPPGSRRSYRVTADALGRWAYHCHLLYHMEMGMFREVRVEE; encoded by the coding sequence ATGCACTCCCACACTTCAAGACGCACCTTCGTCAAAGGCCTGGCCATCGGCGGGCTCTTCGGCGGCCTCGGGTTATGGCGCACGCCGGTCTGGGCGATCAGCAGCCCCGGCGAACCCCAGGTGTTGGCCGGTCATGATTTCGAGCTGTACATCGGCGAATCCCCGGTCAACTTCACCGGCAGCCCGCGCACCGCGATGACCATCAACGGCGGCATCCCCGGCCCGCTGTTGCGCTGGCGCGAAGGCGATACGGTGACGCTGCGGGTGCGCAACAGACTCAAGGACAGCACGTCCATTCACTGGCACGGCATCCTGCTGCCGGCCAACATGGACGGCGTGCCGGGGCTGAGCTTCAAGGGCATCGAGCCCGGCGGCATGTACGTCTACCAGTTCACCGTGCGGCAGAACGGCACCTACTGGTATCACAGCCATTCGGGGTTTCAGGAACAGACCGGCGTCTACGGCCCGCTGGTGATCGACGCCAAGGACCCGGAGCCGTTCCAGTACGACCGCGACTACGTGGTGATGCTCAGCGACTGGACCGACGAAGACCCGGTCGGCCTGATGAAGACCCTGAAAAAACAGTCCGATTACTACAACTACAACAAACGCACCGTGGGCGACTTCATCCACGACGTCAGCGAAAAAGGCTGGGGGCCGACCGTCGCCGATCGCAAGATGTGGGCCGAGATGAAGATGAACCCCACCGACCTGGCGGACGTCGGCGGCGCCACTTACACCTACCTGCTGAACGGCCAGGCGCCGGATTCGAACTGGACCGGGGTATTCCGCCCGGGGGAAAAGCTGCGGCTGCGCTTCATCAACGGCTCGGCCATGACCTACTTCGACGTGCGCATCCCCGGCCTGAAAATGACCGTGGTCGCCGCCGATGGCCTGTACGTCAAACCGGTGAGCGTCGATGAGTTTCGCATCGCCGTGGCGGAAACCTTCGACGTCATCGTCGAACCGACCGAAGCGGCCTACACCCTGTTCGCCCAGGCGATGGATCGCACCGGATACGCACGCGGCACCCTGGCGGTGAAGACAGGACTGGTAGCGCCACTGCCGCCACTGGACCCGCGCCCCCTGGTGACCATGGATGACATGGGCATGGGCGGCATGGACCACGGCAGCATGGCGGGCATGGATCACAGCAACATGGCCATGGGCGACATGCCCGGCATGCAGTCCCACCCGGCCTCGGAAACCGACAACCCGCTGGTGGACATGCAAGCCATGTCCACCTCACCGAAACTCGACGATCCCGGCATGGGCCTGCGCAACAACGGTCGCCGCGTACTCACCTATTCCGACCTGCGCAGCACCTTCGAAGACCCGGACGGCCGCGAGCCTGGCCGCACCCTCGAGCTGCACCTGACCGGGCACATGGAAAAATTCGCCTGGTCGTTCAACGGCGTGAAGTTCTCTGACGCAGAGCCCCTGCGCCTCAAGTACGGCGAGCGCCTGCGGATCGTGCTGGTCAACGACACGATGATGATGCACCCCATCCACCTGCACGGCATGTGGAGCGATCTCGAAGACGAGTACGGCCAGTTCATGGTGCGCAAACACACCATCGACATGCCACCGGGCTCCCGGCGCAGCTATCGGGTCACTGCCGATGCACTCGGCCGCTGGGCCTATCACTGCCATCTCCTGTACCACATGGAAATGGGCATGTTCCGTGAAGTTCGCGTGGAAGAATGA
- a CDS encoding L,D-transpeptidase family protein has protein sequence MVQLTRSFVISRMFFMGFLISGAAFGQTSPIEPVSATSSATDAAAPDDAVGQAIQATLEPLRSAFPPLLTSRRHQRVDVSRVVLDFYMHRNYRAAWTDDRDVAQLLKSLEDTRIDGLNPADFRITELAQAHESLVAAMPSTAQRAMFDMAATRTFITALLQLRRGKVDPSRLDIHWNFEPAGGDAREDMNNLFTALDAHDVARAFADAPPHEVIYRNLREGLARLRQVHDTGGWPKVTEGQSLKPGMDGVAVAQLRARLVAGGYLDAHLSKKAGYDDKVVAAVKRYQTEQYLGADGVAGAATLAALNVPVEARIDQVRVNMERARWLLYKLQGTFVIVDIAGYKVAMYRDGLPIWRSRVQVGKPVRSTPVFQAQITYITFNPTWTVPPTILKQDVIPKVQNDPGYLAANRIRVLDREGNVLDPSSVDWSNPRGIHLRQDAGPDSSLGQVVIRFPNDYAIYLHDTPHRELFAKTVRATSSGCIRVENPLQLVELLFNDPVRWNSAGIQKQLANGRTENVLLPVKVPVLLAYWTVDLSDDGRVTFKPDIYDYDAKVLQGLSQPAKLPALDLRRAEVPLVVTGQNQQ, from the coding sequence ATGGTGCAATTAACAAGGTCATTCGTCATAAGCCGCATGTTTTTTATGGGCTTTCTGATCAGCGGTGCGGCGTTTGGGCAAACTTCGCCGATTGAGCCGGTATCTGCGACGAGCAGTGCAACCGATGCCGCGGCGCCCGACGACGCGGTCGGCCAAGCGATTCAGGCGACGCTGGAACCGCTGCGCTCGGCCTTTCCGCCGTTGCTCACGTCCAGGCGCCATCAGCGTGTGGATGTCAGCCGGGTGGTGCTCGATTTCTATATGCATCGCAACTATCGCGCCGCGTGGACGGATGATCGTGACGTGGCGCAATTGCTTAAAAGCCTCGAAGACACCCGGATCGACGGCCTGAATCCGGCGGATTTCCGTATCACCGAACTGGCCCAGGCCCATGAATCGCTGGTGGCGGCCATGCCGTCCACGGCGCAACGGGCGATGTTCGACATGGCGGCCACCCGCACCTTCATCACCGCGCTGCTGCAACTGCGGCGGGGCAAGGTCGATCCGTCGCGGCTGGACATTCACTGGAATTTCGAGCCGGCCGGCGGCGATGCCCGCGAGGACATGAACAACCTGTTTACTGCCCTTGATGCCCATGACGTGGCGCGTGCATTCGCCGATGCGCCGCCTCATGAAGTGATTTACCGCAATTTGCGTGAGGGTCTGGCCCGGTTGCGCCAAGTGCACGATACGGGTGGGTGGCCGAAGGTCACCGAAGGGCAATCGCTCAAGCCCGGCATGGACGGGGTGGCGGTTGCACAATTGCGCGCGCGTCTGGTGGCGGGCGGTTACCTGGATGCGCACCTGTCGAAAAAAGCCGGTTACGACGACAAGGTCGTTGCCGCGGTGAAGAGGTATCAGACCGAGCAATACCTGGGGGCCGATGGCGTGGCGGGGGCGGCGACGCTGGCGGCACTGAACGTGCCGGTCGAGGCGCGGATCGATCAGGTGCGGGTCAACATGGAGCGCGCCCGGTGGCTATTGTACAAACTTCAGGGCACGTTCGTGATCGTCGATATCGCCGGCTACAAGGTGGCGATGTACCGCGACGGTCTGCCGATCTGGCGTTCGCGGGTGCAGGTCGGCAAGCCGGTGCGCAGTACGCCGGTGTTCCAGGCCCAAATCACCTACATCACGTTCAACCCGACCTGGACCGTGCCGCCTACGATCCTCAAGCAGGACGTGATTCCAAAAGTCCAGAACGATCCGGGCTATCTGGCGGCCAACCGGATTCGCGTGCTTGACCGCGAAGGCAATGTGCTCGATCCGTCGAGCGTTGACTGGAGCAACCCGCGGGGCATCCACCTGCGTCAGGATGCCGGCCCCGACAGTTCGCTGGGGCAGGTGGTGATTCGTTTCCCCAACGACTATGCGATTTACCTGCATGACACGCCGCACCGCGAGCTTTTTGCCAAAACGGTCCGGGCCACCAGCTCGGGCTGCATCCGCGTGGAAAACCCGCTGCAACTGGTCGAGCTGTTGTTCAACGACCCGGTGCGCTGGAACAGCGCCGGCATCCAGAAGCAGTTGGCCAATGGCCGGACCGAGAACGTCCTGCTGCCGGTGAAAGTGCCGGTGCTGTTGGCCTATTGGACCGTGGACCTGAGCGATGACGGGCGGGTGACGTTCAAGCCCGACATTTATGATTACGATGCCAAGGTGCTGCAGGGCTTGAGTCAGCCTGCGAAGTTGCCCGCCCTGGACTTGCGTCGCGCAGAGGTACCGCTGGTGGTGACGGGGCAGAACCAACAGTAA
- a CDS encoding BrnA antitoxin family protein — protein MKDEYDFSNARRGAVVPAKGKTRITIMLDDAVIEAARALAEHEGYGYQTAINNTLRRALLNEGKSAHLKQTLTPAELKGLEQKLAEALREIQRVMEPGVRP, from the coding sequence ATGAAAGACGAATACGATTTCAGCAACGCCAGGCGCGGGGCCGTGGTGCCCGCCAAAGGCAAGACCCGCATAACCATCATGCTCGATGACGCTGTCATCGAAGCGGCCCGGGCACTGGCAGAACACGAGGGGTACGGCTACCAGACGGCGATCAACAATACCTTGCGCCGAGCCCTGCTCAACGAAGGCAAGAGCGCACACCTGAAACAAACCCTAACCCCTGCCGAACTCAAGGGCCTGGAGCAGAAACTGGCCGAGGCCTTGCGCGAAATCCAACGGGTGATGGAACCGGGTGTGCGGCCCTGA
- a CDS encoding nucleobase:cation symporter-2 family protein has protein sequence MKTPHVSHQRPEDENLGIGANMAYGLQHVLTMYGGIVAVPLIIGQAAGLSPADIGLLIAASLFAGGLATLLQTLGLPFFGCQLPLVQGVSFSGVATMVAIVSSGGEGGFQSVLGAVIAASLIGLLITPVFSRITKFFPPLVTGIVITTIGLTLMPVAARWAMGGNSHAPDFGSMANIGLAAVTLVLVLLLSKIGSATISRLSILLAMVVGTVIAVFLGMADFSSVTQGPMFGFPTPFHFGMPTFHFAAILSMCIVVMVTLVETSADILAVGEIIGTKVDSKRLGNGLRADMLSSMFAPIFGSFTQSAFAQNVGLVAVTGIKSRYVVATGGMFLVLLGLLPFMGRVIAAVPTSVLGGAGIVLFGTVAASGIRTLSKVDYRNNVNLIIVATSIGFGMIPIAAPSFYDQFPSWFATIFHSGISSSAIMAIVLNLTFNHLTAGNSDQQSVFAAGTERVLRYQDLAALREGDYFSEGKLHDCDGKEIPVVEVDHGHGEPHAVHAKSSEHV, from the coding sequence ATGAAAACGCCCCATGTTTCACACCAACGGCCCGAGGACGAAAATCTTGGGATCGGCGCGAATATGGCTTATGGCCTGCAACATGTTCTGACCATGTATGGCGGTATCGTCGCGGTGCCATTGATCATCGGCCAGGCGGCCGGGCTCTCGCCGGCGGACATCGGTTTGTTGATTGCTGCTTCATTGTTTGCGGGGGGGCTGGCAACGCTGCTGCAAACCCTGGGTTTACCGTTTTTTGGTTGTCAATTGCCGCTGGTGCAGGGCGTATCCTTCTCCGGCGTCGCGACCATGGTGGCGATTGTCAGCAGTGGCGGGGAGGGCGGGTTTCAATCGGTGCTGGGGGCGGTGATAGCGGCGTCCCTGATCGGGTTACTGATAACCCCGGTGTTCTCGCGTATCACCAAGTTCTTCCCGCCGCTGGTAACTGGCATCGTGATTACCACCATCGGCTTGACACTGATGCCGGTAGCCGCGCGCTGGGCAATGGGCGGCAACAGTCATGCGCCGGACTTCGGCAGCATGGCGAACATCGGTCTGGCGGCGGTAACGCTGGTGCTGGTGCTGCTGCTGAGCAAAATCGGCAGTGCAACCATCTCCCGCCTGTCGATTCTGCTGGCCATGGTCGTCGGTACGGTGATCGCGGTGTTCCTCGGCATGGCGGATTTCTCGTCCGTGACCCAGGGCCCGATGTTCGGCTTCCCGACGCCGTTCCACTTCGGCATGCCGACCTTCCACTTCGCTGCGATCCTGTCGATGTGCATCGTGGTGATGGTGACGCTGGTGGAGACTTCGGCGGACATTCTGGCCGTCGGTGAGATCATCGGCACCAAGGTTGACTCCAAGCGCCTGGGCAACGGCCTGCGCGCCGACATGCTGTCGAGCATGTTTGCGCCGATCTTCGGTTCCTTCACCCAGAGCGCCTTCGCCCAGAACGTCGGTCTGGTGGCGGTCACCGGCATCAAGAGCCGCTACGTGGTGGCCACTGGCGGTATGTTCCTGGTGCTCCTCGGCCTGCTGCCGTTCATGGGCCGGGTCATCGCCGCCGTACCGACCTCAGTACTGGGTGGCGCCGGCATCGTGCTGTTCGGTACCGTCGCCGCCAGCGGCATTCGGACCTTGTCCAAGGTCGATTACCGCAACAACGTCAACCTGATCATCGTCGCGACCTCGATCGGCTTCGGCATGATCCCGATCGCGGCACCGAGCTTCTACGATCAGTTCCCGAGCTGGTTCGCGACCATTTTCCATTCGGGCATCAGTTCTTCGGCGATCATGGCCATCGTGCTGAACCTGACCTTCAACCACCTCACCGCCGGTAACTCCGACCAGCAATCGGTGTTTGCGGCCGGTACCGAGCGTGTGCTGCGTTATCAGGATCTGGCGGCGTTGCGTGAAGGGGACTACTTCAGCGAAGGTAAACTGCATGATTGCGACGGCAAGGAGATTCCAGTGGTTGAGGTGGACCACGGGCATGGCGAGCCACACGCGGTGCATGCGAAAAGCAGTGAGCATGTCTGA
- a CDS encoding diguanylate cyclase — translation MPTRFNDPDHAPGVALKRIPLRKAAVLFIATVCLCLCGLLYLQLEQSRRHDLSLAQVASSNLTRAMAQQAEDAFMKADLVLTSLVDWIQVDGFGPDQRPRLQQTFARRVLALDQLHGILLFDQKGQWVVTSFENLPRGPGVADREYFKYHQQNASSVAHIGPAIRSRENGEWIIPISKRVNDRNGHFQGVLLAGIKMSYFDQFFKSFSLDDNGSMFLGLTDGTLLARRPFEEAQIGVSLAQSEIFQKFLPLATSGNAMFTSIIDGVTRMYGYRQLEAYPLVVAAASSTESILAGWYDTAFRSSLIVALVLLGVGLFGWVFLHQVRVGERVEADLRRAQQALELIATHDSLTGLANRRLFERALDVEFGRGARQASPLSLIMLDIDYFKRYNDTYGHVVGDHCLAEVARALKSCCHRKADLAVRYGGEEFAVLLPDTDIHGAMTIAEQIRRSVIDRHINHTGSPNGYVTVSLGCYSFVPSGRDSMDVFVERADAALYQAKHSGRNRVATLSMAGGVEALMRSDR, via the coding sequence TTGCCCACGCGCTTTAACGACCCGGACCACGCCCCTGGCGTCGCATTGAAACGCATACCGCTGCGCAAGGCCGCGGTATTGTTCATTGCCACGGTGTGCCTGTGCCTGTGCGGTTTGCTCTACCTGCAACTGGAACAGTCCCGTCGCCACGATCTGAGCCTGGCACAAGTGGCGTCTTCGAACCTGACGCGGGCCATGGCCCAGCAAGCCGAAGACGCCTTCATGAAGGCCGACCTGGTGCTGACCAGCCTGGTGGACTGGATTCAGGTCGACGGTTTCGGCCCGGACCAACGGCCACGCTTGCAGCAGACCTTCGCCCGGCGGGTGCTGGCGCTGGATCAGTTGCACGGCATCCTGCTGTTCGACCAGAAGGGCCAGTGGGTGGTGACCTCGTTTGAAAACCTGCCCCGTGGCCCCGGCGTCGCCGATCGCGAGTACTTCAAGTATCACCAGCAGAACGCATCGTCGGTGGCGCATATCGGTCCGGCCATTCGCAGTCGGGAAAACGGCGAGTGGATCATTCCGATTTCCAAACGGGTCAATGACCGGAACGGGCACTTCCAGGGCGTGTTGCTGGCCGGCATCAAGATGTCGTACTTCGACCAGTTCTTCAAAAGCTTCAGCCTTGACGACAACGGCTCGATGTTTCTCGGCCTGACCGATGGCACGTTGTTGGCGCGTCGACCTTTTGAAGAGGCGCAGATTGGCGTGTCGCTGGCCCAGAGCGAGATTTTCCAGAAGTTCCTGCCATTGGCCACCTCCGGCAATGCGATGTTCACGTCCATCATCGATGGTGTGACGCGCATGTACGGTTACCGACAGCTCGAGGCCTATCCGCTGGTGGTCGCCGCTGCGTCGTCCACGGAGTCCATTCTCGCGGGCTGGTACGACACGGCGTTTCGCTCCAGCCTCATTGTTGCCCTGGTGTTGCTGGGCGTGGGGCTGTTCGGATGGGTGTTCCTGCATCAGGTGCGTGTCGGCGAGCGGGTCGAGGCGGATTTGCGCAGGGCCCAGCAAGCGCTGGAGCTGATCGCCACCCACGACAGCCTGACCGGGCTGGCCAACCGCCGACTGTTCGAGCGGGCGCTGGACGTCGAGTTCGGACGCGGCGCCCGGCAGGCCAGCCCGTTGAGCCTGATTATGCTCGATATCGATTACTTCAAGCGCTACAACGACACCTACGGCCACGTGGTGGGGGATCACTGCCTGGCCGAAGTGGCACGCGCGCTGAAGAGTTGCTGCCACCGCAAGGCCGATCTGGCGGTGCGTTACGGCGGTGAAGAATTTGCGGTGCTGCTGCCGGACACCGACATCCACGGCGCCATGACGATTGCCGAGCAGATCCGCCGCAGCGTCATCGACAGGCACATCAATCACACCGGCTCGCCCAATGGCTACGTGACGGTCAGTCTGGGTTGCTATTCGTTTGTGCCGTCGGGGCGTGACAGCATGGATGTGTTTGTCGAGCGGGCGGATGCGGCGTTGTATCAGGCCAAGCATTCGGGGCGAAACCGCGTGGCAACCTTGTCGATGGCCGGTGGTGTCGAGGCGTTGATGCGTTCAGACCGTTGA